The Curtobacterium herbarum genome contains the following window.
CGGCGTGCCACACCGGTGCGCACCGGTGCTTCGACGTGGACCCGCTCGAGCCCGTGACGGCCTCGGCCCCGGCTGCGTCGACGAACACCCCGTCGACGAACACCGCGTCGACGAACACCGCAGCGACGGACGGGGTGACGCGATGAGCGACTCGCCCCGCACCACGCTCCGCGACGACTTCGACAGACTCGTCCGCGACGACCACCGCGTGGTCCCCGTCGTCCGCGCGCTCTTCGCCGACAGCGAGACCCCGGTCGGGGTCTACCGGAAGCTCGCCGACGGTCGCCCCGGGTCGTTCCTGCTGGAGTCCGCCGGGCAGGGTGGCCTCTGGTCGCGGTGGTCCTTCATCGGGGTCCGGAGCTTCGGCGTCCTCACCCAGGACGGTGACCGTGCCGCCTGGATCGACACCGGGATCTCGGCCGAGCGTGCCGTGGGCTCGCTCGACGGGGCGCCGCTCGAGGTCCTGGCGCGCCTCCACGAACGCTGGGCGACGCCCCGGACGCCCGGCCTGCCGCCGCTCGTCGGCGGCACCGTCGGCTTCATCGGGTGGGAGGCCGTGCGCCAGCTCGAACACCTGCCCGACGCGCCCCCGGCCGACTTCGACGTGCCCGGGCAGGCGCTCTCGTTCGTGTCCGAGCTCGCGGCGCTCGACCACCGGACCGGACTCGTGCTCCTGGTGGCGACCGCGCTGAACGACGGCACCGACGACGCCGACACCCTGTGGGCGGACGCGCAGGCCCGGCTCGACCGGATGCAGGCCGACCTCGTGCAGCCGAGCATCGCCACCGTCGCCGAGGCGTTCGACATCGCCGAACCCACCGCGCGCTCCCGCTCCACCCCGGAGGAGTACGCCGCCTCGATCGAGCGGTCCAAGCAGTTCATCCGCGACGGCGACGTCTTCCAGGTCGTCATCTCGCAGCGGTTCGACCACGACGTGACCGCCGACCCGCTCGACGTGTACCGGGTCCTCCGCACGCTGAACCCCAGCCCCTACATGTACTTCCTGTCGCTCGAGGGCAGCGACGGCGAGCCGTTCTGGATCGTCGGAGCCTCGCCGGAGGCCCTGGTGAAGGTGCAGGACGGTCGGGCCATGACCCACCCGATCGCCGGTTCCCGCCCGCG
Protein-coding sequences here:
- a CDS encoding anthranilate synthase component I; translated protein: MSDSPRTTLRDDFDRLVRDDHRVVPVVRALFADSETPVGVYRKLADGRPGSFLLESAGQGGLWSRWSFIGVRSFGVLTQDGDRAAWIDTGISAERAVGSLDGAPLEVLARLHERWATPRTPGLPPLVGGTVGFIGWEAVRQLEHLPDAPPADFDVPGQALSFVSELAALDHRTGLVLLVATALNDGTDDADTLWADAQARLDRMQADLVQPSIATVAEAFDIAEPTARSRSTPEEYAASIERSKQFIRDGDVFQVVISQRFDHDVTADPLDVYRVLRTLNPSPYMYFLSLEGSDGEPFWIVGASPEALVKVQDGRAMTHPIAGSRPRGATTEEDVRLGDELLQDPKERAEHLMLVDLARNDLQKVCEPGTVAVTEFMTVERFSHIMHLVSSVEGAIRPGMSAIDVFRATFPAGTLSGAPKPRALQIIDELEPAKRGAYAGVVGYFDFAGDADVAIAIRTALIQDGVAHVQAGAGLVADSDPTSEHLESVNKAAAPLRAVATANRMTGVTP